The Diachasmimorpha longicaudata isolate KC_UGA_2023 chromosome 14, iyDiaLong2, whole genome shotgun sequence genome includes a region encoding these proteins:
- the LOC135169393 gene encoding probable dimethyladenosine transferase isoform X2 — MFNKDFGQHILKNPLIIQSMVEKAALRPTDVVLEIGPGTGNMTVNMLEKCKKVIACEVDTRMVAELQKRVQATPLQSKLQIVVGDVLRADLPFFDLCVANVPYQISSPLVFKLLLHRPQFRCAVLMFQREFAERLVAKPGDKSYCRLSVNTQLLARVDMLLKVGKNNFRPPPKVESNVVRIEPKIPPPPINYQEWDGLTRIAFGRKNKTLSASFKHTTVLSMLEKNYKLHCSLNNKTIPQDFDIKSLIMETLELAEMGDKRARTMDMDDFIKLLHSFNSAGIHFS, encoded by the exons ATGTTCAATAAGGACTTTGGCCAGCACATACTGAAGAATCCCCTCATAATCCAGAGTATGGTGGAAAAAGCAGCGCTGAGACCCACCGACGTCGTTCTGGAAATCGGTCCTGGTACTGGTAACATGACAGTGAACATGCTGGAGAAATGTAAAAAAGTCATTGCCTGTGAGGTGGACACCCGGATGGTGGCGGAGTTACAGAAGAGAGTTCAAGCAACTCCTCTCCAGTCAAAACTTCAGATTGTTGTGGGGGATGTCCTCAGGGCTGATTTACCATTTTTCGATCTATGTGTTGCTAATGTTCCTTATCAGATATCTTCACCTTTAGTATTCAAACTTCTGCTTCATCGTCCTCAGTTCag atgtgCAGTACTTATGTTCCAAAGGGAATTCGCCGAGAGATTAGTCGCCAAACCTGGTGATAAATCCTACTGTCGGTTAAGCGTAAACACCCAGTTATTAGCCAGAGTCGACATGTTATTAAAAGTTGGAAAGAATAATTTCCGACCGCCCCCTAAAGTGGAGTCAAATGTCGTGAGAATCGAGCCAAAGATACCTCCACCTCCTATCAATTACCAGGAGTGGGACGGATTGACGAGGATAGCATTTGGGAGAAAGAATAAAACCCTTTCAGCTTCTTTCAAACATACGACTGTCCTCTCGAtgctggagaaaaattataaactccATTGCAGCCTTAACAATAAG acGATTCCACAGGATTTCGACATCAAATCATTGATCATGGAAACCCTGGAGCTAGCGGAAATGGGGGACAAGCGTGCCAGAACCATGGACATGGACGACTTCATCAA acttcTGCATAGTTTTAATTCCGCGGGCATTCATTTCTCGTGA
- the LOC135169394 gene encoding uncharacterized protein LOC135169394, whose product MDSHSAGVVAVLGTVGAATGAISAVLFYAVCMRRKGFTYFSSGKGPLNWFEKDLLDRAKEAEESSAEVFIELGNVASVTCASPVPKELSDNICDDVTWPRKDPPYDASVLNSVEVIHRLSSEGDDEPKTPTSPFAPPLPAGTVVASDERMVIVKSPPRTSSGSRLNSADDSVFHKVTR is encoded by the exons ATGGACTCTCACAGTGCAGGAGTGGTTGCCGTCCTCGGCACAGTTGGCGCTGCAACTGGTGCAATATCAGCGGTTTTGTTCTACGCGGTGTGCATGAGGCGAAAGGGATTTACGTATTTTTCGAGTGGAAAAGGCCCTCTCAACTG GTTTGAAAAGGATCTGTTAGACAGAGCGAAGGAAGCAGAAGAGTCTTCCGCTGAAGTCTTCATTGAGCTCGGAAATGTCGCCTCAGTAACTTGTGCTTCACCAGTGCCAAAGGAACTGAGTGATAATATTTGCGATGACGTCACGTGGCCACGAAAGGATCCACCCTATGACGCAAGCGTTCTCAACTCCGTTGAAG TTATTCATCGATTATCGTCAGAAGGAGATGACGAACCAAAGACTCCAACGAGTCCATTTGCTCCTCCGCTTCCTGCTGGTACAGTTGTAGCGTCCGATGAACGAATGGTTATTGTTAAGTCACCACCGAGGACGTCGTCTGGGTCAAGGCTTAACAGTGCTGATGACTCTGTTTTTCACAAG GTAACTCGATGA
- the LOC135169393 gene encoding probable dimethyladenosine transferase isoform X1: protein MPKIRVEKKSRVHEKIAKQGIMFNKDFGQHILKNPLIIQSMVEKAALRPTDVVLEIGPGTGNMTVNMLEKCKKVIACEVDTRMVAELQKRVQATPLQSKLQIVVGDVLRADLPFFDLCVANVPYQISSPLVFKLLLHRPQFRCAVLMFQREFAERLVAKPGDKSYCRLSVNTQLLARVDMLLKVGKNNFRPPPKVESNVVRIEPKIPPPPINYQEWDGLTRIAFGRKNKTLSASFKHTTVLSMLEKNYKLHCSLNNKTIPQDFDIKSLIMETLELAEMGDKRARTMDMDDFIKLLHSFNSAGIHFS from the exons atgCCGAAAATACGGGTCGAGAAGAAGAGCCGAGTCCACGAGAAAATTGCTAAACAAG gTATCATGTTCAATAAGGACTTTGGCCAGCACATACTGAAGAATCCCCTCATAATCCAGAGTATGGTGGAAAAAGCAGCGCTGAGACCCACCGACGTCGTTCTGGAAATCGGTCCTGGTACTGGTAACATGACAGTGAACATGCTGGAGAAATGTAAAAAAGTCATTGCCTGTGAGGTGGACACCCGGATGGTGGCGGAGTTACAGAAGAGAGTTCAAGCAACTCCTCTCCAGTCAAAACTTCAGATTGTTGTGGGGGATGTCCTCAGGGCTGATTTACCATTTTTCGATCTATGTGTTGCTAATGTTCCTTATCAGATATCTTCACCTTTAGTATTCAAACTTCTGCTTCATCGTCCTCAGTTCag atgtgCAGTACTTATGTTCCAAAGGGAATTCGCCGAGAGATTAGTCGCCAAACCTGGTGATAAATCCTACTGTCGGTTAAGCGTAAACACCCAGTTATTAGCCAGAGTCGACATGTTATTAAAAGTTGGAAAGAATAATTTCCGACCGCCCCCTAAAGTGGAGTCAAATGTCGTGAGAATCGAGCCAAAGATACCTCCACCTCCTATCAATTACCAGGAGTGGGACGGATTGACGAGGATAGCATTTGGGAGAAAGAATAAAACCCTTTCAGCTTCTTTCAAACATACGACTGTCCTCTCGAtgctggagaaaaattataaactccATTGCAGCCTTAACAATAAG acGATTCCACAGGATTTCGACATCAAATCATTGATCATGGAAACCCTGGAGCTAGCGGAAATGGGGGACAAGCGTGCCAGAACCATGGACATGGACGACTTCATCAA acttcTGCATAGTTTTAATTCCGCGGGCATTCATTTCTCGTGA
- the LOC135169392 gene encoding alpha-glucosidase-like — protein MKALVSLLILIAIAAAAKSEEEWWSSMSLYQIYPRSFKDSNGDGVGDLKGIIDNLEHLVDSKVTAFWISPIYPSPGVDMGYDISNFIDIDPLFGTLNDFRSLLEKAHRMGLKVLMDFVPNHSSDQHEWFQKSIKNIPPYNNYYIWANGTVKADGTRAPPTNWVSVFGGPAWTWNDERQAYYLHQFAPQQPDLNYRYEPLKDEMKNVYRFWLDRGVDGFRVDAVNHVFETESLQDEPLSGNTNDPNNYGYLNHIYTKDQPECYELIQEWRKLLDEYKANGGEERVMILEAYTDINLTMKYYESGGSFPFNFGFIQRLNANSSPADVKVVIDEWMTRMPEGHIANWVIGNHDQKRVASRYGAERAQGITALLLLLPGVLITYNGDEIGMPNNYVTWEEGKDPQGCNAGRDGFEAASRDPFRTPFLWDDTTSAGFSTNLNTWLPVNPDYKTLNLKVQKEAEDSHFKFYQALAELRSWPTAQKGDLQTYVISDDILAISRILEDHRSIYFVLNFGDQIRVEDLTQKIVNVPEELIIYRASVNSGLPNGSTINPKNAQIPARGAVVYVAPDMSKRFEVKLL, from the exons ATGAAAGCTCTTGTGAGTTTGTTGATCCTGATAGCTATTGCTGCTGCAGCAAAGAGTGAGGAGGAATGGTGGTCATCAATGTCCTTGTATCAAATTTATCCCAGGAGTTTCAAGGACAGTAATGGAGATGGGGTTGGAGATCTCAAAG GCATTATCGATAATTTGGAGCACTTGGTGGACTCTAAAGTAACTGCATTCTGGATATCACCAATTTACCCCAGTCCAGGGGTAGATATGGGATACGATATTTCGAATTTCATTGATATCGATCCCTTATTCGGCACATTAAACGATTTTCGCAGTTTGTTGGAGAAAGCTCACAGAATGGGCCTCAAAGTGCTGATGGATTTTGTACCAAATCATAGTTCAGATCAGCACGAATGGTTTCAAAAAAGTATTAAGAATATTCCACCGTACAATAACTATTACATTTGGGCGAATGGCACCGTCAAAGCTGATGGTACTCGTGCTCCACCGACCAACTGG GTGAGCGTATTTGGAGGTCCAGCTTGGACATGGAATGATGAAAGACAAGCGTACTATCTTCATCAATTCGCTCCACAACAGCCAGATCTCAATTATCGTTATGAACCTCTTAAAGATGAGATGAAG AATGTTTACAGATTCTGGCTCGACAGGGGAGTCGACGGATTCCGAGTCGACGCAGTTAATCATGTGTTCGAGACTGAAAGTCTTCAGGACGAACCGCTATCAGGGAACACTAATGATCCAAATAACTACGGATACTTGAATCATATTTATACTAAAGATCAGCCGGAGTGTTATGAATTGATTCAGGAATGGCGGAAGCTGCTGGACGAGTACAAGGCAAACGGAGGAGAAGAACGTGTCATGATCTTGGAAGCTTATACGGACATCAATTTGACGATGAAATACTACGAATCTGGAGGCAGTTTCCCTTTCAATTTTGGATTCATTCAGCGACTGAACGCGAATTCTTCGCCTGCTGATGTCAAAGTTGTCATTGACGAGTGGATGACAAGAATGCCAGAGGGTCATATAGCCAATTGGGTG atTGGAAATCACGACCAAAAGCGAGTTGCATCACGTTATGGAGCTGAACGAGCCCAGGGTATCACCGCGCTACTGCTCCTGCTACCTGGAGTACTGATAACGTATAATGGTGATGAGATTGGAATGCCTAATAACTACGTCACCTGGGAAGAAGGAAAAGATCCTCAAGGATGTAATGCTGGGAGAGACGGGTTCGAAGCAGCTTCACGAGATCCTTTTCGAACTCCTTTTCTGTGGGATGACACGACCTCCGCTG GTTTCTCCACGAATCTTAATACTTGGCTGCCGGTTAATCCGGACTACAAAACATTGAATCTAAAAGTCCAGAAAGAAGCAGAGGACTCGCACTTCAAATTTTACCAGGCGCTGGCTGAGCTCAGATCCTGGCCAACAGCTCAGAAGGGCGACCTCCAGACTTACGTAATCAGTGATGATATCTTGGCAATCTCCAG AATATTGGAGGATCATCGATCGATCTATTTTGTATTGAACTTTGGAGATCAAATACGAGTTGAGGATCTCACTCAGAAAATTGTGAACGTACCGGAAGAGCTCATCATTTACCGCGCCAGTGTTAATTCCGGTCTTCCTAACGG gtCTACGATTAATCCGAAGAATGCGCAGATTCCAGCGCGTGGAGCTGTCGTCTACGTTGCACCGGACATGTCCAAACGATTTGAAGttaaattattgtaa
- the LOC135169395 gene encoding NADH dehydrogenase [ubiquinone] iron-sulfur protein 6, mitochondrial — protein MAGRSLPLLFTNTIKTTVSRIPSVSVITRSNASWEPQDKITHTGQIFDPEDKRLVRFVDRPKEVNDRWAINLIDEVPPATTEARIVCCNGGGGPLGHPKVYINLDKPGNHACGYCGLRFTKEDHH, from the exons ATGGCAGGAAGGAGTTTACCCCTTTTGTTCACCAACACCATCAAAACCACTGTCTCCCGTATCCCCAGTGTCTCAGTCATCACTCGATCAAACGCATCCTGGGAGCCTCAGGACAAGATCACCCACACGGGTCAA ATTTTTGATCCTGAAGATAAGAGACTCGTACGTTTCGTCGACAGACCCAAAGAGGTTAACGATCGTTGGGCGATTAATTTGATCGATGAGGTTCCTCCGGCTACGACTGAAGCAAGAATTGTCTGTTGCAATGGGGGTGGAGGACCTCTGGGTCATCCAAAGGTCTACATAAATCTG GATAAACCTGGAAATCATGCCTGCGGATACTGTGGCCTCAGATTCACCAAGGAAGATCATCATTAG